TTTACGGCTTCTAGAACTCCACGAGAATGTCCGTGGGCGGTATCCACAACAATAACATCAACTTTAGCCGCAACGATAGCCTCGATCCGATCCATCATATCTGCACCCACGCCAACTGCCGCCGCAACAAGCAGCCGCCCTTTTGAATCTTTGGCTGAGTTTGGATACTTTAAGGCTTTTTCTATATCTTTGATCGTTATTAGACCTTTAAGACGCCCTTTGTCGTCTACCAACGGCAGCTTCTCGATACGGTGTTTGCGCAATAACTCCTTAGCATCTTCTAGCGATGTGCCTACTGGCGCGGTTATTAAATGTTCACGCGTCATACAATCACTGATTTTTCTTGATAAATCCGTCTCAAAGCGCAAATCCCTATTTGTAATGATCCCAACTAATTTTTGATTATCAGTAACTGGTACGCCTGAAATATGATATTTCTCCATAAGATCATGTGCATCTTGCAGAATGTTGTCTGGCGATAGATAGATAGGGTCTACAATGATTCCGTGCTCAGATCTTTTAACTTTGTCAATTTCATTGGCTTGACGTTCTATTGACATATTCTTATGTATAACACCAAGCCCGCCCTCTCTAGCCATTGCAATTGCCATTCTGGCCTCGGTAACGGTGTCCATCCCCGAACTAATAATCGGAATATTAAGCTTAATGTTTTTAGTTAATTGACTATGGACCTCTACTTCTCTAGGTAAAACTTCTGACTTCGCAGGAACTAATAATACATCGTCAAAAGTTAAGCCTTCTTTCTCAAACTTGGTTTCGAACATTTAACTTGCCCCTTTCACTAAGAGTAGAAACAGATATTTCAAATATAATACCACATATAAACTAGCCTAATCTAGCATTTTTAAAATTTTTTAGCAAATTCCATAGTAAAATGTATATTCTTATTAAAATATACTGGTATCTTTATTATCTCCCAGAAGTCTACTTTATATAGTATGATTCTGTTTTAAACCTCAAAAGCTCAGGTGTAACCTGAGCTTTTGAGTAATCCAAGTATTTGCTTATTACAGTGACCAAGTAGCCGTAACATTAATCTAATACGGTTACTTTAACCTTTTGTCTACCAAAGTCATATGCCTCATCTACAGTCCACATGGCTATGTCAATGCGATTTCCTTTAATCGCACCACCGGTATCTTCAGCAATTGCCTCAACACCATGACCATCAGCAAACTCAATATAAACTCTTGATCCTAATGGAATGACTGTCGGATCTACTGCAATAATTCCTGGGCGTACCTGTGTACCCATATGAGTAAGGTTACCCCATTTGCCATTGTCATGAGCACCAGGAGCATAAGCTGTTGCAACAACATCAATAGATTTTTTATTCTGTACTGAAACAGCAGCAGCATTTGCAGTAACAAAAGTAAACAGTGTAAATGCCATCGTAAAGATCACGATAATTTTCTTCATCTCAAACACTTCCTTTCTTTTCGCCTACGAAGTTAGCTGACGGGTTAGGGACAAAGGATAATCCCCATTACTAAAAAGTAATTTCACCCCAGAGTATGGTTCCTCCGCTTTCAAGAGAAATTCGGCGTGGTATATATACTAAAGCAAAAGAACGTTTTGGTCAATCATGATCTGTCACCAAAGTTGTCAATAATTATATATTTATGTAAACATATCTTCAAATATCTCCCGTTTATGCACATATCTGCCCGGCAACCTTTATATTTCAATATTTCGCTCATTTAAAAGTAGCGAATCATCAATTTCACCGTTCATGAAATCAACCCATTCCGTTTTATTACGAAATGGGTTGATTTCATGAACGGTGAAAACTATCAGCTATCAGCGCGTAGTTTACCACCTTGACCTAAGTGTTCTTTTGTCATTTCACGAATAATAATAGTCACTGCACTTGCCGGACAATTTGCTGATTCAGAGATAGCCTCAGTTACTTTTTTCACCAGTTCTCTCCGCTGTTCAACAGTACGACCTTCAAGCATATCAATTTGTACTATTGGCACTTTCATCCCCTCCTTATTTTTGTTATATTTTCGACTTAGCTGGCAAATATTCCTTTGTATTAAATAACAGATTTTTCAAAAATAAGTACATTATTTAAATTCCCTCTGACACACAAGGA
This portion of the Sporomusaceae bacterium FL31 genome encodes:
- the guaB gene encoding inosine-5'-monophosphate dehydrogenase, whose protein sequence is MFETKFEKEGLTFDDVLLVPAKSEVLPREVEVHSQLTKNIKLNIPIISSGMDTVTEARMAIAMAREGGLGVIHKNMSIERQANEIDKVKRSEHGIIVDPIYLSPDNILQDAHDLMEKYHISGVPVTDNQKLVGIITNRDLRFETDLSRKISDCMTREHLITAPVGTSLEDAKELLRKHRIEKLPLVDDKGRLKGLITIKDIEKALKYPNSAKDSKGRLLVAAAVGVGADMMDRIEAIVAAKVDVIVVDTAHGHSRGVLEAVKYIKNKYPHVDLIAGNVATAEATRDLIEAGVDAVKVGIGPGSICTTRVIAGIGVPQITAVYDCSAVGRQYNVPIIADGGIKYSGDVAKAIAAGANIVMIGNLFAGTEESPGETIIYQGRSYKVYRGMGSLGAMAEGSKDRYFQENMDKLVPEGIEGRVPYKGSLADTVFQLVGGLRAGMGYCGVRNIDELISKTRFIRITSAGLKESHPHDISITKESPNYSF
- the yabE_1 gene encoding enterotoxin, whose amino-acid sequence is MKKIIVIFTMAFTLFTFVTANAAAVSVQNKKSIDVVATAYAPGAHDNGKWGNLTHMGTQVRPGIIAVDPTVIPLGSRVYIEFADGHGVEAIAEDTGGAIKGNRIDIAMWTVDEAYDFGRQKVKVTVLD
- a CDS encoding tautomerase, which produces MPIVQIDMLEGRTVEQRRELVKKVTEAISESANCPASAVTIIIREMTKEHLGQGGKLRADS